Proteins from a genomic interval of Thamnophis elegans isolate rThaEle1 chromosome 2, rThaEle1.pri, whole genome shotgun sequence:
- the LOC116503377 gene encoding H-2 class I histocompatibility antigen, Q9 alpha chain-like isoform X3: MARSSAPLWLLVLLAIAQWESSVGASSHSLKYFYSSISDPSQGKPKYVAMGYVDDQLFVHYDSHSQRVKPRVSWMEKVGKEDPQYWDRNTQISRGTEETFRVDLETLRIRYNQSEGLHTWQRMYGCELRGDGSKRGFDQFGYEGRTFITFDKETRTWVAPIPQAQITQRKWDSIPGLNERNKAYLEEICIDWIEKYLSYGKETLQRTETPKVTVSSRTEVGDGMEMHICRVDGFYPREIDASWRRDGEVWLEETFRGFLAPNADGTYHYWLSIRIDPKERSRYRCHVEHDGLQEPLDLELKEPSNSKSNLWLIIGCVVAVVLACAIAGIVVFFKKRQDDYKAAPTSDKGSSSSDQGSIQTV, from the exons GCGCCTCCTCCCACTCTCTGAAGTATTTCTACAGCTCCATCTCAGACCCCAGTCAGGGGAAGCCGAAGTATGTCGCTATGGGGTATGTGGACGATCAGCTCTTCGTTCACTACGACAGCCACAGCCAGAGGGTGAAGCCTCGAgtctcctggatggagaaggtggGGAAGGAGGATCCCCAATACTGGGACAGAAACACCCAGATATCACGTGGCACTGAGGAGACGTTCAGAGTAGACCTGGAGACTCTGAGGATTCGCTACAATCAGAGCGAAG GCCTTCACACATGGCAAAGGATGTATGGCTGTGAGCTCCGAGGAGACGGGAGCAAAAGAGGGTTTGACCAATTTGGCTACGAAGGGAGGACCTTCATCACCTTCGACAAGGAGACCCGCACTTGGGTTGCTCCCATCCCCCAGGCCCAGATCACCCAGAGGAAATGGGACTCTATTCCAGGATTGAATGAGAGAAATAAGGCCTACCTGGAGGAAATCTGCATTGACTGGATAGAGAAGTACCTGTCCTATGGGAAGGAGACACTGCAGAGGACAG AGACCCCAAAGGTGACAGTGAGCAGCCGGACGGAGGTGGGGGATGGGATGGAGATGCACATCTGCCGCGTGGATGGCTTCTACCCCAGGGAGATCGATGCCTCCTGGAGGAGGGATGGGGAGGtatggctggaagagaccttccgTGGGTTTCTGGCCCCCAACGCAGATGGGACCTACCACTACTGGCTCAGCATCCGGATCGACCCCAAAGAGAGGAGCCGCTATCGGTGCCACGTGGAGCACGACGGCCTGCAGGAGCCTCTGGACTTGGAGCTGAAGG AACCATCCAATTCAAAATCCAACCTGTGGCTCATCATCGGCTGCGTTGTGGCTGTCGTCCTGGCGTGTGCGATTGCTGGAATTGTTGTATTCTTCA AAAAACGTCAAGATGACTACAAAGCAGCACCAA cAAGTGACAAAGGATCCAGCAGTTCAGACCAGG GGAGCATCCAGACCGTTTAG